A window from Deltaproteobacteria bacterium encodes these proteins:
- a CDS encoding NAD(P)H-dependent oxidoreductase subunit E: protein MKNRSQTTVITATRRAQIKSIVLRYERDRGRLLDILWAVQAKPGYVSESEGALIARYLRISPADIREVLSFYHFFHEQPAGKHQIFLDTSIISEIAGMPSVRKAFENELGIRIGEVTKDGKFGLFETSCIGMSDQGPAALIDLIPFPKLRASAVPGIIRKLRSGKKAGKIASPVVSGVRKLGPFFGAQEVFGAGLSKAAKQSPFEIISEIKLSGLRGRGGAGYSTGAKWELCANFQSPNRYVVCNADEGEPGTFKDRELLTSQADLMFEGMSIAARAIGAKEGILYLRAEYAYLQKHLQKVLKRVARHPSWGKFSIRIQLGAGAYVCGEETALLESLEGRRGEPRIRPPFPVERGYRGCPTVVNNVETFVLASQILAKGAGAFSVLGTEKSKGTRLLSISGDVAKPGIYEVAWGVSLGEVLRLCQAKSPEIVQVGGPSGLCVSANDTRRQISFEDLATGGSLMVFSKRRDLFHVLENFMEFFVNESCGNCTPCRAGNVVLLDAIKRLRAGKPHPGDRERIRDWSSIISKTSRCGLGATSPNVLTTSMIAFPKVFEKVFESVASSQIFPFDEAAATRDYNLAVKKVNRPSVKRAPR, encoded by the coding sequence GTGAAAAACCGAAGTCAAACAACAGTGATCACAGCAACGCGCCGGGCACAGATCAAGTCAATCGTTTTGCGTTACGAACGCGATCGCGGTCGTCTTCTCGACATCCTCTGGGCCGTACAAGCCAAGCCCGGTTATGTGTCGGAAAGCGAAGGGGCGTTGATTGCGCGCTACCTTAGGATCTCTCCTGCTGATATTCGCGAGGTCTTATCGTTTTATCATTTCTTTCACGAGCAGCCCGCAGGAAAGCATCAGATTTTTCTCGACACGTCGATCATAAGTGAGATCGCTGGCATGCCTTCAGTTCGGAAAGCGTTCGAGAACGAACTTGGAATTCGCATCGGCGAAGTGACGAAAGACGGGAAATTTGGCCTGTTCGAAACTTCTTGTATCGGAATGAGTGATCAAGGACCTGCCGCGCTTATAGATCTAATTCCATTTCCAAAATTGCGTGCCAGTGCAGTTCCCGGAATTATTCGCAAGCTCCGCTCTGGGAAAAAAGCAGGGAAAATTGCCTCGCCAGTCGTTAGCGGTGTGCGAAAGCTCGGCCCGTTTTTCGGCGCGCAGGAAGTTTTTGGGGCTGGTCTTTCAAAGGCCGCAAAACAGTCCCCATTCGAGATCATCAGCGAAATAAAACTGAGTGGACTTCGGGGGCGCGGTGGTGCGGGATATTCGACGGGTGCAAAGTGGGAACTTTGTGCAAACTTCCAAAGCCCGAATCGATATGTTGTTTGCAACGCTGACGAAGGTGAGCCGGGAACGTTCAAAGATCGCGAACTGCTGACCAGTCAGGCAGATTTGATGTTTGAAGGGATGTCCATTGCGGCTCGGGCTATTGGTGCGAAGGAAGGGATTCTCTACTTGCGCGCGGAATATGCCTATCTGCAAAAGCATCTTCAGAAAGTTTTGAAGCGAGTCGCCCGGCATCCGTCATGGGGCAAGTTTTCTATCCGAATTCAATTGGGTGCCGGTGCCTATGTCTGTGGTGAGGAAACAGCGTTGTTGGAGTCGCTAGAGGGTCGGCGGGGCGAACCGCGCATCCGCCCACCATTTCCTGTGGAGCGTGGCTATCGTGGGTGTCCAACCGTCGTTAACAACGTTGAAACTTTTGTCCTTGCGTCACAGATTCTTGCTAAGGGTGCCGGCGCGTTCAGCGTTCTGGGCACTGAAAAGTCCAAGGGCACTCGACTTCTTTCGATTTCTGGTGATGTTGCAAAGCCTGGTATCTATGAGGTTGCCTGGGGCGTATCGCTTGGCGAAGTCTTGCGTCTCTGCCAGGCAAAATCACCCGAGATCGTCCAGGTTGGTGGTCCTAGCGGTTTGTGCGTGAGTGCCAACGACACCCGCCGACAAATTAGCTTTGAGGATCTTGCGACGGGTGGATCACTGATGGTCTTTTCGAAAAGACGAGACCTGTTTCACGTTTTAGAAAATTTCATGGAATTCTTTGTCAATGAGTCGTGTGGCAACTGCACCCCTTGTCGGGCGGGCAATGTTGTCTTGCTTGACGCCATCAAAAGACTTCGCGCTGGGAAACCACATCCAGGAGACCGTGAACGAATTCGAGATTGGTCTTCAATCATTTCAAAAACTTCGCGCTGTGGACTGGGTGCTACGTCACCAAATGTTCTCACAACATCAATGATCGCGTTTCCTAAGGTGTTTGAAAAAGTTTTTGAAAGTGTCGCGAGTTCTCAAATTTTCCCGTTCGACGAAGCGGCAGCGACGCGAGA
- a CDS encoding carbamoyltransferase HypF, with product MSTNTQHRFDNESDFSESAFNVDLYGRVQGVGMRPWLFRLAQSHELLGQIFNHFAGTSAVLQGRAAALQSFQEELTSALSGPSGHFPAQVEKLVFSEIESRKFDRLEILTAPPVTTNHFFSQLTLSAPPDLATCFQCWLDFSNPKSRFFNYPFISCTSCGPRWTLLRKLPFEREHTSYADFEMCTDCEKEYSDPSSRRFFSQTMSCETCGPKIQLHLDSQQTLRENPPKNTLSKDAFRECSTALKAGKIGVIKGMGGFQLIGNALDEHAIMRIRALKQRPDQALAVMFRDLETFQFYGGGAQMWNELRSPEAAIHSTSGLEFPTRHLIAPDLNEAGAMAATTPFHFLLQSEVPLLVVTSANQNGSPIPRTIQEIEFRIGSEIDFVLDHNREITFPIDDSVVKDGQVLRAARGILPRVHPRKDNKAEPKKDVLALGADLKNSSAFTQNGITTELPYAGTISTLEGLRTLKSRLERQLKLFDFVPKAVLCDFHPETLTCQLNLFPDLVPTRVPHHLAHAMALQMPADLVLSFDGTGFNGDMDANGGEGFIQLERRLQFEPTPLVGGTSAVREPWKFATSSLIQGGMGRTEILKLFPNVDPAAFQTVVQLSKSHNQVKTTSVGRWFDAASAIVCFGTRNQTYEAQAPIRLESLAAKCRSPIAPLLFSTNEFISLGNHQSSEGATEFIQIAGSRLLTRLAELKISKLYQESELAFYAHDMLAQVVAKASARTLQQFGASSDSRLASYVGVTGGVFQNQVFLNCLETHMKEQGLNLRPTQGFPVNDQAIALGQTRWWHQCTN from the coding sequence ATGAGCACCAATACGCAACACCGATTTGATAATGAATCGGACTTTTCCGAATCTGCGTTCAACGTGGACCTGTACGGAAGGGTGCAAGGTGTCGGAATGCGGCCTTGGCTATTTCGCCTTGCGCAATCGCACGAGTTGCTTGGCCAGATTTTTAATCATTTTGCCGGCACAAGTGCAGTACTTCAGGGGCGCGCGGCAGCGCTTCAGTCTTTCCAAGAAGAACTCACATCTGCTCTGTCCGGGCCGAGCGGCCACTTCCCTGCGCAAGTTGAAAAACTTGTTTTCAGCGAAATTGAATCTCGGAAATTTGATCGCCTCGAAATTTTGACTGCGCCACCTGTGACAACGAACCATTTTTTTTCTCAGCTCACGCTTTCTGCGCCACCTGACCTTGCAACCTGCTTTCAGTGTTGGCTTGATTTTTCTAATCCGAAAAGCCGGTTCTTCAATTACCCTTTTATTTCTTGCACCTCATGTGGTCCGAGATGGACCCTGCTTCGTAAACTTCCCTTTGAACGAGAACACACAAGCTACGCCGACTTTGAAATGTGCACGGATTGTGAAAAAGAATATTCCGATCCAAGCAGTCGACGATTCTTCTCACAAACGATGAGTTGTGAAACCTGCGGACCGAAAATCCAGCTACACTTGGACTCACAACAGACGTTGCGCGAGAATCCCCCAAAGAACACCCTATCTAAAGACGCTTTCAGAGAGTGCTCGACTGCTCTAAAAGCCGGAAAGATCGGCGTCATTAAGGGAATGGGCGGCTTTCAGCTGATAGGAAACGCACTTGACGAGCATGCCATAATGCGAATTCGGGCACTCAAACAAAGACCTGATCAAGCTCTCGCTGTGATGTTCAGGGACCTTGAAACGTTTCAATTCTATGGCGGCGGCGCCCAAATGTGGAATGAGCTTCGGTCACCTGAAGCCGCCATCCATTCAACTTCAGGTCTTGAATTTCCCACGCGTCACCTCATTGCTCCCGACTTAAATGAAGCCGGTGCGATGGCAGCAACGACGCCATTCCATTTCTTGCTGCAAAGCGAAGTACCGCTGCTAGTTGTGACTTCAGCGAATCAGAATGGATCGCCAATTCCTCGGACAATTCAGGAGATCGAGTTCCGCATTGGCAGCGAAATAGATTTTGTTTTAGATCACAATCGCGAAATCACATTTCCTATCGACGACTCGGTCGTCAAAGACGGCCAGGTGCTACGCGCTGCTCGGGGAATTCTTCCGCGAGTGCACCCGAGAAAAGACAATAAAGCGGAACCCAAAAAAGATGTTTTGGCTCTTGGAGCGGATCTCAAGAACTCGTCTGCTTTCACGCAGAACGGTATAACGACTGAGCTTCCCTACGCCGGAACGATATCGACACTCGAAGGACTGAGAACTTTGAAATCTCGATTGGAAAGACAACTGAAGCTGTTCGATTTTGTTCCCAAAGCCGTGCTGTGTGATTTCCACCCCGAAACTCTCACCTGCCAATTGAATCTGTTTCCCGATTTAGTGCCCACTCGCGTCCCCCATCACCTGGCCCACGCGATGGCATTGCAAATGCCGGCGGACCTCGTTTTGTCATTTGATGGAACTGGATTTAATGGCGATATGGACGCAAACGGAGGCGAGGGATTTATCCAGCTTGAACGAAGACTGCAGTTTGAACCCACACCGCTTGTCGGCGGCACATCTGCAGTGCGAGAGCCGTGGAAATTTGCCACGAGCTCTCTCATTCAAGGCGGAATGGGTAGAACTGAAATCTTGAAGCTCTTCCCGAACGTCGATCCTGCTGCCTTTCAAACCGTTGTTCAGCTTTCTAAGTCTCACAACCAGGTTAAGACCACGTCAGTGGGACGCTGGTTTGATGCAGCCAGTGCCATTGTTTGCTTTGGCACTCGTAACCAAACCTATGAAGCTCAAGCCCCCATCCGACTTGAAAGTCTTGCCGCAAAATGCAGGAGTCCAATCGCTCCGCTCCTCTTTTCAACAAACGAATTTATCTCTCTTGGCAATCATCAATCATCCGAGGGGGCCACCGAGTTTATTCAAATTGCTGGGTCGAGGCTCCTCACCCGGCTCGCCGAGCTAAAGATTTCAAAACTGTATCAGGAAAGTGAGCTCGCGTTTTACGCACATGATATGCTTGCGCAAGTCGTGGCCAAAGCGTCCGCAAGGACACTTCAACAGTTCGGAGCATCTTCTGATTCTCGATTGGCTTCTTACGTTGGTGTCACCGGCGGCGTGTTTCAAAACCAAGTCTTTTTGAATTGTCTTGAGACACACATGAAGGAGCAGGGTCTAAACCTTCGGCCGACACAAGGTTTCCCTGTCAATGACCAAGCCATCGCGCTTGGACAAACAAGATGGTGGCATCAATGCACGAACTAA
- a CDS encoding hydrogenase maturation nickel metallochaperone HypA yields the protein MHELSLAVDLVERASEIAKNSRAARVTKVKLLIGPNSGVDPAALHFAFSEATRDTMLADAALEISAGVDREFQFKSMEVEDVH from the coding sequence ATGCACGAACTAAGTCTCGCTGTTGATCTTGTCGAACGCGCAAGCGAAATTGCGAAAAATAGTCGCGCGGCAAGAGTGACAAAGGTTAAGCTGTTGATTGGTCCAAACTCTGGAGTGGATCCTGCTGCTCTTCATTTCGCTTTTTCCGAAGCAACGCGGGATACAATGCTAGCGGATGCCGCATTGGAAATTTCTGCCGGAGTAGATCGAGAATTTCAATTTAAAAGCATGGAGGTCGAAGATGTGCATTGA
- the hypB gene encoding hydrogenase nickel incorporation protein HypB, whose translation MCIDCGCSAAGVFRSQKMTGLSSATFSAEPLPVLKTREIEVGESVFKKNQEAATLNRSRFQDQGIKVFNIMSSPGSGKTELLSKALPALAAKHSLLILVGDQETDFDAQRLKSAGLDSIQINTQSACHLDAERVDKSLTQSALHDKQWLVIENVGNLVCPAVFDLGEECKVAVLSVTEGEEKPLKYPVLFKEADIIAVTKCDLLPYLDFDIDLLTENLRRQNPTARIVYCSAKNGQGIAEFASAMEAV comes from the coding sequence ATGTGCATTGATTGTGGTTGTAGCGCCGCTGGCGTGTTTCGGTCCCAGAAAATGACGGGTCTTTCTAGCGCCACGTTTTCAGCAGAACCACTTCCCGTTTTAAAAACTCGGGAAATCGAAGTTGGAGAATCCGTTTTCAAAAAAAATCAAGAAGCGGCCACGCTTAATCGCTCTCGATTTCAAGACCAAGGAATCAAAGTCTTCAATATCATGAGTTCACCAGGCTCCGGCAAAACCGAGCTGTTGAGCAAGGCTCTACCGGCGTTAGCCGCTAAACACAGCTTACTAATCCTTGTTGGCGATCAAGAAACTGACTTTGATGCTCAAAGGTTGAAATCTGCCGGTCTTGACAGCATTCAAATCAACACCCAATCAGCCTGTCATTTAGATGCCGAACGAGTGGACAAATCTCTAACCCAGTCTGCACTTCATGATAAGCAATGGCTGGTCATTGAAAATGTCGGCAATCTTGTGTGTCCCGCCGTATTTGACCTTGGCGAAGAATGCAAAGTTGCGGTCTTGTCGGTAACCGAAGGCGAAGAAAAGCCCCTGAAGTATCCGGTCCTTTTTAAAGAGGCCGATATCATTGCCGTTACGAAGTGTGATCTCCTTCCCTACCTCGATTTTGACATAGATCTTCTTACGGAAAATCTTCGGCGACAAAACCCCACCGCTCGTATCGTGTATTGCTCAGCAAAAAATGGCCAAGGTATTGCTGAATTCGCGAGTGCCATGGAGGCTGTCTGA
- a CDS encoding HypC/HybG/HupF family hydrogenase formation chaperone has translation MCHAVPVKIVERVGSDGVGERDGLILDIDLSLIPDAAPGDLVIVHVGIALAKIDQTEADEILKLREAILGTSI, from the coding sequence ATGTGCCACGCAGTCCCAGTGAAGATAGTTGAACGAGTAGGTTCTGATGGCGTCGGTGAACGCGATGGTCTGATTTTGGACATTGATCTCAGCCTAATTCCAGATGCAGCTCCTGGCGATTTGGTCATTGTCCATGTCGGAATTGCTCTTGCGAAAATCGATCAAACCGAGGCCGATGAAATCCTCAAACTCCGAGAGGCCATTCTTGGAACTTCAATCTGA
- the hypD gene encoding hydrogenase formation protein HypD, which yields MELQSDRQNDIRLLNTLAERVGEVRIMEFCGGHTHALVRTGLLSLLPKSLKMIHGPGCPVCVLPPNHLQAVIDLLNANPRMTALVYGDVLRIPTLGGDSLLQARGRGLSIKMIYSPLEIFKLAEAQPDREFLFLAIGFETTAPGTAILLKKLREKMLKNVSVLCLHVLTPPAVHAVMHGLDEGLRPQALIGPGHVSLVTGTELYPAIAKQYSVPVVISGFEGNDLIQSISLCLHSLVNRKFEVINQYTRALKNSQQEPHRMLMKEVFQTRKSFSWRGLGDVPDSALMLQDDWAPWDAERKYSLQYREVPEHPACQCSEILRARKSPKDCRLFGKACTPSRPLGACMVSSEGACSAYYQAQ from the coding sequence TTGGAACTTCAATCTGATCGCCAAAACGACATCCGACTTTTGAACACTCTTGCTGAACGCGTCGGCGAAGTTAGAATTATGGAGTTTTGCGGCGGCCATACACATGCACTGGTTCGCACGGGACTTCTAAGCCTCTTGCCAAAATCCTTAAAGATGATTCACGGGCCAGGGTGCCCAGTTTGCGTCTTACCTCCCAACCACCTTCAGGCCGTCATTGATTTATTGAACGCAAATCCTCGAATGACAGCTCTCGTCTATGGGGATGTGTTGCGGATTCCCACTCTTGGTGGCGATAGCCTTCTTCAAGCACGTGGCCGAGGTCTTTCGATCAAAATGATTTATTCCCCGCTTGAGATCTTTAAACTCGCAGAAGCTCAACCCGATCGAGAGTTCTTGTTCCTTGCTATAGGATTTGAGACCACTGCTCCAGGAACAGCAATCCTGCTTAAGAAGCTTCGCGAAAAAATGTTGAAAAACGTTTCAGTCCTTTGCTTACACGTTTTGACTCCACCTGCCGTTCACGCTGTCATGCACGGACTCGATGAAGGCCTTCGTCCGCAGGCACTGATTGGACCCGGACATGTTTCGCTTGTGACCGGGACCGAGCTCTACCCAGCAATTGCAAAACAGTATTCCGTACCAGTCGTCATTAGTGGCTTTGAAGGAAATGACCTCATTCAATCGATTTCACTTTGCCTGCATTCACTTGTGAACCGAAAATTCGAAGTCATCAACCAATACACGCGGGCACTCAAAAATTCTCAACAAGAACCACATCGTATGCTGATGAAAGAAGTCTTCCAAACTCGCAAGTCTTTTTCATGGAGAGGCCTCGGGGATGTGCCCGATTCAGCGCTGATGCTGCAGGACGATTGGGCTCCGTGGGATGCAGAGAGAAAGTACTCTCTTCAGTACCGGGAGGTTCCCGAACATCCCGCCTGCCAATGTTCAGAAATTCTTCGAGCGCGAAAATCTCCTAAAGACTGTCGACTGTTTGGCAAGGCCTGCACGCCTAGCCGTCCGTTAGGAGCTTGTATGGTTTCATCTGAAGGAGCTTGCAGTGCCTACTATCAAGCACAATGA
- the hypE gene encoding hydrogenase expression/formation protein HypE, with protein MPTIKHNEQRLNMNGSITTAHGTGGPTSHQLIDELFKKHLAGKNLSPHDAAAFSAKGGNVIVTTDTHVVDPIIFPGGDIGRLSITGVVNDLLTRAGQAKYISLGFILEEGLELRTLEFVLTSMGKTMRECGIELLCADTKVIGGRGKTPGMMISSTLFGEPLASGISMTGPQPMDQVIVTGPVGSHGLAILQAREGLPFSTTIHSDCAPLVDLIAPILLESNSIHYMRDPTRGGVTGVLHELARQFSLSFELFESGNDGVAPTIPHVRAGLEILGLDPLEVANEGVMLIFASQDDAGQLVSRLQQHPLGRQARIIGSVKPKGEFPLTLKTALGGHRLAPWPEGLNLPRIC; from the coding sequence GTGCCTACTATCAAGCACAATGAACAGCGACTCAATATGAACGGGTCAATCACAACAGCCCATGGGACCGGTGGTCCCACCAGCCATCAGCTTATCGACGAGCTTTTCAAAAAACACCTCGCCGGAAAAAATCTATCCCCTCACGATGCCGCCGCATTCTCCGCAAAAGGCGGAAATGTGATTGTGACCACGGACACTCACGTCGTTGATCCGATTATTTTTCCTGGTGGAGACATCGGCCGACTTTCTATCACAGGAGTGGTCAATGATCTTTTAACTCGAGCCGGACAAGCCAAATATATAAGCCTCGGCTTTATTCTGGAAGAGGGTCTTGAACTCCGAACACTTGAATTCGTCCTCACGAGCATGGGTAAAACCATGCGCGAATGCGGTATCGAACTTCTTTGCGCGGATACCAAAGTGATCGGAGGGCGCGGCAAAACGCCTGGGATGATGATATCAAGTACACTCTTTGGCGAACCCCTTGCGTCCGGTATTTCAATGACCGGCCCACAGCCCATGGATCAAGTCATTGTCACCGGACCAGTCGGCTCGCACGGGCTAGCGATCCTTCAGGCACGGGAAGGTCTTCCATTTTCAACGACGATTCATTCAGATTGCGCACCGCTAGTCGACTTGATCGCTCCTATTTTGCTCGAATCAAATTCGATTCATTATATGCGAGACCCAACTCGTGGCGGAGTTACCGGAGTCCTTCACGAGCTCGCACGGCAATTCAGTCTCAGTTTCGAACTTTTCGAGTCAGGAAATGACGGTGTAGCTCCTACGATTCCTCACGTTCGCGCAGGACTAGAAATTCTTGGATTAGATCCTCTCGAGGTTGCCAACGAGGGCGTCATGCTGATCTTCGCTTCCCAAGATGATGCCGGGCAATTGGTGTCTCGACTGCAACAGCACCCTCTCGGAAGGCAAGCCCGCATTATTGGCTCCGTTAAGCCAAAGGGTGAATTTCCGCTCACTCTTAAGACAGCACTTGGCGGTCACCGCCTCGCTCCGTGGCCAGAGGGATTAAACCTCCCCAGAATTTGCTGA
- the infC gene encoding translation initiation factor IF-3 translates to MNREIRAPEVRVIDDDGTMLGIFPPFEALKMAEAKGLDLIEVAPTAKPPTCKITDYGKYKYELKKKEHEARKNQTVIVIKEIQLRPRTDQHDLDVKMRSARGFLLDGDKVKVNLRFYGREMAHQELGMGLLQKVIAALGDIASVESNPKMEGKQLFVLLAPDPAKIKEYEKKKLAEKPAEAGTAATAKESAEKE, encoded by the coding sequence GTGAACCGCGAAATTCGAGCTCCTGAAGTTCGCGTCATCGATGACGACGGAACGATGCTTGGAATTTTCCCTCCGTTCGAAGCTTTGAAAATGGCCGAAGCCAAAGGTCTCGATCTGATCGAGGTCGCTCCGACCGCGAAGCCGCCAACTTGTAAGATTACTGATTACGGTAAGTACAAGTATGAGTTGAAAAAGAAGGAACACGAAGCCCGTAAAAATCAAACGGTTATCGTGATCAAAGAGATTCAACTGCGTCCTCGTACGGATCAGCACGATCTCGATGTGAAGATGCGTTCTGCACGTGGCTTTTTGCTCGACGGTGACAAAGTAAAAGTGAATCTTCGCTTTTATGGTCGCGAGATGGCTCACCAAGAACTTGGCATGGGGCTACTTCAAAAAGTAATCGCAGCCCTCGGCGACATTGCGTCGGTGGAGTCTAATCCTAAAATGGAAGGTAAGCAGCTTTTCGTTCTTCTTGCTCCAGACCCAGCAAAGATCAAAGAGTACGAAAAGAAAAAGCTAGCAGAAAAGCCTGCTGAAGCAGGAACCGCTGCGACAGCAAAAGAGTCGGCTGAGAAAGAATAG
- the thrS gene encoding threonine--tRNA ligase, with translation MSSFQITLPDGKQIGFDSQPTVLEVAARIGAGLAKATLGAKFNGTKDIVDLRTPVPNGTKIEIITSKSPEGLEVIRHSAAHVMAQAVQALWPDVKVTIGPVVENGFYYDFDSPRTFSPDDFEKIEKKMMEIIAADLEIKREEIPAEQAKATFQKLGEKFKLELIDDIVAKTGTKTVGVYHNGDQWFDLCRGPHIQRTGQIKAVKLMSIAGAYWRADEKREQLQRVYATAFADKKELDQYLSRLEEAKKRDHRKLGKDLGLFMFHPYAPGSPFFTGKGAMIYNQLVALMRDLYREFGYQEVITPQVFDIELFKTSGHYQNYRENMYFAAIDKSAQKDVVEGVDERQASMKPMNCPSHCLMFGAEKHSYRDLPLRIADFGRLHRFERSGVMHGLTRVRTFCQDDAHIFCTRAQMQSEIVDFMKLTMRTYEILGMTEFKLLVATRPANRMGTDEIWDEAEGALMKGLESLGLKYGISPGEGAFYGPKVEIHFVDAIGRSWQLGTIQIDYNLPEAFNLEYVGEDNQAHRPVMLHRAILGSLERFIGVYLEHTSGKLPTWLAPVQVVVMNVTDKQDLYSNECLKTLRDFGVRAEYDARNEKLGFKIREAQLQKIPYMLVVGDQEVQNRTVTVRLNDGRNINGMPFDQFVQLLERELKERTLASLIAEQALPAETEAQKASGSSSTNQEVRH, from the coding sequence ATGAGCTCATTTCAAATTACTCTCCCGGATGGGAAGCAAATTGGCTTTGATTCGCAACCGACTGTGCTTGAAGTGGCCGCGCGTATAGGTGCAGGGCTTGCGAAGGCGACGCTGGGTGCAAAGTTCAACGGAACTAAAGATATTGTAGATTTACGAACACCTGTTCCCAATGGCACTAAAATCGAAATCATCACTTCGAAATCACCCGAAGGCCTAGAAGTCATTCGTCACTCAGCAGCCCACGTGATGGCGCAAGCTGTTCAAGCACTCTGGCCAGATGTGAAAGTGACGATTGGTCCGGTCGTTGAAAACGGATTCTATTACGACTTTGATAGCCCTCGAACCTTTTCCCCAGATGATTTTGAAAAGATCGAAAAAAAGATGATGGAAATCATCGCGGCTGATCTTGAAATCAAACGTGAAGAAATTCCCGCGGAACAAGCGAAAGCCACGTTTCAAAAATTGGGTGAGAAGTTCAAACTTGAACTGATAGACGACATTGTTGCGAAGACGGGGACAAAGACTGTTGGTGTCTATCACAACGGCGATCAGTGGTTTGACCTTTGCCGTGGGCCGCACATTCAACGCACAGGCCAAATCAAGGCGGTGAAGTTGATGTCGATTGCTGGTGCTTACTGGCGTGCCGACGAAAAGCGGGAACAGCTTCAGCGTGTATATGCGACGGCATTTGCAGATAAGAAAGAACTCGATCAATATCTTTCCCGGTTGGAAGAGGCGAAGAAGCGGGACCATCGAAAGCTCGGAAAAGATCTAGGGCTTTTCATGTTTCATCCCTACGCGCCTGGATCGCCATTTTTTACAGGCAAAGGCGCGATGATCTACAATCAGCTTGTTGCATTGATGCGCGATTTGTATCGCGAATTTGGTTATCAAGAAGTGATCACGCCTCAGGTTTTTGACATCGAACTTTTCAAAACTTCCGGCCACTACCAAAATTACCGCGAAAATATGTATTTTGCGGCGATCGACAAGTCGGCGCAAAAGGATGTTGTCGAAGGTGTGGATGAACGTCAGGCCTCGATGAAGCCAATGAACTGTCCTTCGCATTGTTTGATGTTTGGCGCAGAAAAACATTCCTATCGAGATCTTCCGCTCAGAATTGCTGACTTCGGACGACTTCATCGTTTCGAACGATCAGGCGTTATGCACGGTCTAACTCGAGTCCGAACTTTCTGCCAAGACGACGCCCATATTTTTTGTACGCGTGCACAGATGCAGTCCGAGATAGTGGACTTCATGAAACTCACGATGCGCACTTATGAAATTCTCGGCATGACAGAATTCAAACTTCTCGTTGCAACCCGCCCCGCGAACCGCATGGGGACCGACGAAATCTGGGATGAAGCTGAAGGAGCTCTGATGAAGGGCCTTGAAAGCTTGGGTCTGAAATATGGAATCAGCCCTGGAGAAGGGGCTTTCTACGGACCGAAAGTTGAAATTCATTTTGTCGATGCCATCGGCCGCAGCTGGCAACTTGGAACAATCCAAATTGATTACAATTTGCCAGAGGCTTTCAACCTTGAATATGTGGGCGAAGACAATCAGGCGCATCGCCCGGTCATGCTTCATCGTGCGATTTTAGGTTCGCTTGAGCGATTCATTGGTGTTTATCTTGAACACACTAGCGGCAAACTTCCAACATGGCTTGCGCCTGTGCAAGTGGTGGTGATGAATGTCACCGACAAGCAAGACCTTTATTCAAATGAATGTTTGAAGACGCTTCGCGATTTTGGCGTCCGTGCTGAATACGATGCGCGAAATGAAAAACTTGGTTTCAAAATTCGCGAAGCTCAGCTGCAGAAAATTCCGTACATGCTAGTCGTGGGCGATCAAGAAGTTCAAAACCGAACGGTCACAGTTCGGTTGAACGACGGGCGAAATATCAACGGCATGCCGTTTGATCAATTCGTTCAGCTTCTTGAGCGTGAATTAAAAGAACGTACTCTCGCTAGTCTCATTGCCGAGCAGGCTCTGCCTGCCGAGACGGAAGCTCAAAAAGCTTCAGGCAGTTCTTCAACCAACCAGGAGGTTCGTCATTAG
- a CDS encoding GNAT family N-acetyltransferase: MDSKLRQMKPGCLVEANRLAEIHENAPSQWLGGYVPSAEVIGLRTEEFLKVSQQLDRTLLLIAESNGEISGFHWVDKEGHAAHIKSLWVAESHRKSGLAATLKSAGEAWAKSRHLKEMVTSVHFTNKRMLDINLRNGFVPGFVQMTKSLS, encoded by the coding sequence ATGGACTCGAAATTGCGCCAGATGAAGCCTGGCTGCCTCGTTGAAGCCAACCGGCTTGCTGAAATTCATGAAAATGCTCCTAGCCAATGGTTAGGCGGCTATGTTCCTTCCGCCGAAGTCATTGGTCTAAGGACGGAAGAGTTCCTAAAAGTAAGCCAGCAGTTAGATCGAACACTTTTATTGATTGCCGAAAGCAACGGCGAAATTTCCGGCTTTCATTGGGTTGATAAAGAGGGCCACGCAGCCCATATAAAATCACTATGGGTGGCGGAGTCGCATCGAAAGTCCGGCCTCGCTGCAACACTTAAAAGTGCCGGTGAAGCATGGGCCAAATCTAGGCACTTGAAGGAAATGGTGACCTCAGTCCACTTCACTAACAAACGAATGCTCGACATCAATCTCAGAAATGGCTTTGTTCCTGGCTTCGTTCAAATGACAAAATCGCTTAGCTAA